One region of Elstera cyanobacteriorum genomic DNA includes:
- a CDS encoding SDR family oxidoreductase, with the protein MTARTILITGAAKRVGAGLAKDLAAAGHRILVHYNASATEAAGVVAEIDAAGGTAWAVQADLATRDGIEALLPRARALAGPVDGLIHNASLFEFDHLNSLDWPLFDAHLTVNLAAPAFLSRDFARQPDIDSGVIIAILDQKVDNLNPDFLSYTLGKVGLKGLMRMLAMQLAPRIRVGAVSPGLTLISGRQTEDSFATAHQATPLGRGSTVADLARACRFILETESFTGQTITVDGGESLMGRARDVFFDLGGRLADLPEDQR; encoded by the coding sequence ATGACGGCGCGGACGATCCTCATCACCGGCGCGGCTAAGCGCGTCGGCGCTGGATTGGCGAAGGATTTAGCCGCCGCCGGGCATCGTATCCTGGTGCATTATAATGCCTCGGCAACCGAAGCCGCTGGGGTGGTGGCGGAGATTGACGCGGCGGGCGGCACCGCTTGGGCCGTGCAAGCCGACCTTGCGACGCGGGACGGGATCGAAGCCCTGCTGCCGCGCGCCCGTGCCTTAGCGGGGCCGGTCGATGGGTTGATCCATAACGCCTCCCTCTTTGAATTCGACCATCTGAATTCGCTGGATTGGCCGCTATTCGACGCGCATCTGACCGTCAACCTGGCCGCCCCGGCGTTTCTATCGCGCGATTTCGCCCGCCAGCCAGATATCGACAGCGGCGTGATCATCGCGATCCTCGACCAGAAGGTCGATAATCTTAACCCGGATTTTCTCAGCTATACTTTAGGCAAAGTTGGGTTGAAGGGGCTGATGCGCATGCTGGCGATGCAGCTTGCCCCGCGCATCCGCGTCGGCGCCGTCTCCCCCGGCTTGACGCTGATTTCCGGGCGGCAGACGGAAGATAGTTTTGCGACCGCCCATCAAGCGACGCCGCTGGGGCGCGGCAGCACGGTCGCAGACCTCGCCCGCGCCTGCCGCTTCATTCTGGAGACCGAGAGTTTCACCGGTCAGACCATTACCGTTGACGGCGGCGAAAGCCTGATGGGCCGGGCGCGCGACGTGTTCTTCGATCTCGGCGGGCGGCTGGCCGATCTCCCCGAAGACCAGCGCTAA
- a CDS encoding monovalent cation:proton antiporter-2 (CPA2) family protein → MGDLFTIVILLSAAVLAVPVAKKIGLGSVLGYLAAGIIIGPAALGIVTDVDEMLHISEFGVVMLLFLIGLELKPSRLWVMRHAVFGIGGAQVLVTATALTAIGYGLIGFSLPIAVIGGFGLALSSTAFVLPMLAERDLLPTQTGRDGFALLLFQDLAIIPLVALLPLLAPDGGATADADPWRAVGEAVLALLLVFFGGRFLIRPIFRMVAASKTHEIFIATALLVVVGTATLVHAAGLSMSLGAFIAGVLLADSEYRHELQVDIEPFKGLLLGLFFIAIGMGLRLDLLAQSPVRLLLMILGLMAVKALVIYALLRGTGRKDASARQTGLALAQGGEFGFVLFQQAVADKVMGAADAAELSLIVTCSMMLTPLLFAAHERWVAPRLVEADAAREFDAMPDETPEVIICGFGRFGQVVGRLLSARRIPYTALETNAKQVDFIRQYGNYVYYGDPTRMELLRVAGIEEARVVVIAFDDIAAAVKLVTEVQQHFPHVTLYARARNRRHVYLLMEAGLPPENVLREALYSSLVMGERILTTLGMTPAEAERTARTFRDHDEAMILRQFAVFQDEAELIRTSKNAARELMDLFENDAPPERRSRRG, encoded by the coding sequence TCTGTTTACGATCGTTATTTTGCTCAGCGCGGCGGTTTTGGCCGTGCCGGTCGCTAAGAAAATTGGGCTGGGGTCCGTGCTGGGGTATTTGGCGGCGGGCATTATCATCGGCCCGGCGGCGCTGGGAATCGTGACCGATGTGGATGAGATGTTGCACATCTCTGAATTCGGCGTGGTCATGCTGCTGTTCCTGATCGGGCTGGAGTTGAAACCGTCGCGCCTCTGGGTCATGCGCCACGCCGTTTTCGGCATCGGCGGCGCCCAGGTGCTTGTGACGGCGACGGCGCTGACCGCGATCGGCTATGGGCTGATCGGCTTCAGCCTACCGATTGCGGTGATCGGCGGCTTCGGCCTCGCCCTCTCCTCCACCGCGTTCGTGCTGCCGATGCTGGCCGAACGCGACCTGCTGCCGACCCAGACAGGGCGCGACGGGTTTGCCCTGCTGCTCTTCCAAGATCTCGCGATTATTCCGCTGGTTGCCCTGCTGCCACTGCTGGCGCCGGACGGCGGCGCTACCGCCGATGCCGACCCCTGGCGCGCGGTGGGGGAAGCCGTGCTGGCGCTGCTGCTGGTCTTCTTCGGCGGGCGCTTTCTGATCCGGCCGATCTTCCGCATGGTCGCGGCCTCCAAGACGCACGAAATCTTTATCGCCACCGCCCTGCTCGTCGTCGTTGGCACCGCCACGCTGGTGCATGCTGCGGGCCTATCAATGTCGCTCGGCGCCTTCATTGCGGGCGTGCTGCTGGCCGATAGCGAATATCGGCACGAGTTGCAGGTCGATATCGAACCCTTCAAGGGCCTGTTGCTCGGGCTGTTCTTCATCGCCATTGGCATGGGCCTGCGGCTCGATCTGCTGGCGCAATCGCCCGTGCGCCTGCTGCTAATGATCCTGGGGCTGATGGCGGTCAAGGCACTGGTGATCTATGCCCTCCTGCGCGGAACGGGCCGAAAGGACGCCAGCGCCCGCCAGACCGGCCTTGCCCTGGCGCAGGGCGGCGAATTTGGCTTCGTGCTGTTTCAGCAGGCCGTCGCCGATAAGGTGATGGGGGCGGCGGATGCGGCGGAACTGTCGCTGATCGTCACCTGTTCGATGATGCTAACGCCGCTGCTGTTTGCCGCCCATGAACGCTGGGTGGCGCCGCGCCTTGTCGAAGCCGATGCGGCGCGCGAGTTCGATGCGATGCCGGATGAAACGCCGGAAGTGATCATCTGCGGCTTTGGGCGCTTCGGCCAAGTCGTCGGCCGCCTGCTCAGCGCGCGGCGCATCCCCTATACCGCCCTCGAAACCAATGCCAAGCAGGTGGATTTCATCCGCCAATACGGCAATTACGTCTATTACGGCGATCCGACGCGGATGGAACTGTTGCGCGTTGCGGGGATCGAGGAGGCGCGCGTCGTCGTCATCGCCTTCGATGATATTGCCGCCGCCGTGAAACTGGTGACGGAGGTGCAGCAGCATTTCCCCCATGTCACGCTCTATGCCCGCGCCCGCAACCGCCGTCACGTTTATCTGCTGATGGAAGCCGGGTTGCCGCCGGAGAATGTTCTGCGCGAGGCGCTCTATTCCTCGCTGGTCATGGGCGAACGGATTTTAACCACCCTCGGCATGACACCGGCGGAGGCCGAACGCACCGCCCGCACCTTCCGCGACCATGACGAAGCGATGATCCTGCGCCAATTCGCCGTTTTCCAGGACGAGGCGGAGTTGATCCGCACCTCGAAAAACGCCGCACGCGAGCTGATGGACCTGTTCGAAAACGATGCCCCGCCGGAACGCCGGTCCCGGCGGGGGTAA
- a CDS encoding DUF1190 domain-containing protein → MTEPSLTPPAADLAAREKRIVQIAILGPVFMASLAYAILQVIPSGGSDLQVEYLPIHNRFTCTVAGFDLSTCDDLLADTRALHETIAPTFAGQAACETDAANCIETDPPRTPVAFTPIMNGVLLLTRGSGTRSLPVWFDRAGNFYVGTARFASYPGSVTPNGGGLRCTDGTPAGFLGLCGSDAARVMIDTIADVIRYDRPSGNIPSAQRLTGAKALAPKTVAYVKRGGFGQSAGQFALSSKS, encoded by the coding sequence GTGACCGAACCGTCCCTTACTCCGCCCGCCGCCGATCTTGCCGCCCGCGAAAAGCGAATCGTCCAGATCGCAATTCTGGGTCCGGTGTTCATGGCCTCGCTGGCCTATGCCATTCTTCAGGTGATCCCCAGCGGCGGCAGTGATCTTCAGGTGGAGTATTTGCCGATCCACAATCGGTTCACCTGCACGGTGGCGGGGTTCGACCTGTCGACCTGCGATGACCTATTGGCCGATACGCGCGCCCTGCATGAAACCATCGCCCCGACCTTCGCCGGTCAGGCTGCCTGCGAAACCGATGCCGCGAATTGCATCGAAACCGACCCGCCGCGAACCCCTGTAGCCTTCACGCCGATCATGAATGGCGTGCTGCTGCTGACCCGGGGATCGGGCACCCGCAGTCTACCGGTCTGGTTCGACCGGGCGGGCAATTTTTATGTCGGCACCGCCCGTTTCGCCAGTTATCCCGGCTCGGTGACACCCAATGGCGGCGGATTGCGCTGCACTGACGGAACACCCGCTGGGTTCCTGGGGCTTTGCGGCAGCGATGCGGCCCGCGTGATGATCGACACGATCGCCGACGTCATCCGATACGACCGCCCCAGCGGTAATATTCCCAGCGCCCAACGGCTGACCGGTGCCAAGGCGCTCGCGCCCAAAACCGTGGCCTATGTGAAGCGCGGCGGCTTCGGGCAATCGGCGGGCCAATTTGCCCTTAGTTCGAAAAGCTAA
- a CDS encoding DUF4170 domain-containing protein, with translation MPSRYWVVGGQYTDTAFTAVVAGTEEEHIGPFASYDEAKAAWQARAWATVDNCNFRFRIIEEPGPKRAKRYWVIGGDYVDTGFRQLVDGAQEERIGPFDTYEGAHAAWQKAAWSTVDSCTKRYRVVEETVV, from the coding sequence ATGCCCAGCCGCTATTGGGTTGTCGGGGGTCAGTATACCGATACCGCCTTCACTGCCGTTGTCGCCGGAACCGAAGAAGAGCATATCGGCCCCTTTGCCTCCTACGATGAAGCCAAAGCCGCCTGGCAGGCGCGCGCTTGGGCGACGGTGGATAACTGCAATTTCCGCTTCCGCATTATCGAAGAGCCGGGCCCGAAGCGCGCCAAGCGCTATTGGGTGATCGGCGGCGATTATGTCGATACCGGCTTCCGCCAGTTGGTCGATGGTGCGCAGGAAGAACGCATCGGCCCGTTCGATACCTATGAAGGGGCGCATGCCGCATGGCAGAAGGCCGCTTGGTCCACCGTCGATAGCTGCACCAAGCGCTACCGGGTTGTCGAGGAAACGGTCGTTTAA
- a CDS encoding dihydroneopterin aldolase, translating to MTEASSPTGLWDASRDYVRILLDNIRTEARVGLHPWEKFAEHPNPLRVRIELFAHSPRPETDAVFMDYDPLRAALKAWPTRPHTDLLETLAEELVALCFSLPRVEACRVSVQKTAIFNEIDAVGVELYRRRPEPLA from the coding sequence ATGACAGAAGCATCCTCCCCCACCGGGCTATGGGACGCCAGCCGCGATTACGTGCGCATCCTGCTGGATAATATCCGCACGGAAGCCCGCGTCGGTCTGCACCCGTGGGAAAAATTCGCCGAGCATCCTAATCCCCTGCGGGTGCGGATCGAGCTGTTCGCCCATTCGCCGCGCCCGGAGACCGACGCGGTGTTTATGGATTATGACCCGCTGCGCGCCGCCCTAAAAGCCTGGCCGACCCGCCCGCATACCGACCTGCTGGAAACCCTGGCCGAAGAATTGGTCGCCCTCTGTTTCAGCCTGCCGCGCGTCGAAGCCTGCCGGGTTTCGGTTCAGAAAACCGCGATTTTTAACGAGATCGACGCGGTCGGCGTCGAACTCTACCGCCGCCGCCCAGAGCCTTTAGCATGA
- a CDS encoding glutathionylspermidine synthase family protein, with amino-acid sequence MRRVPQTPRPGWPGLVEALGLTFHSIGGIPYWDESVAYAFTGTEIETLERAANELHALALAAADGIVTRGDYDRFGIPEAAVPLIEASWEADARDLYGRFDFHFDGSGPPKLLEYNADTPTSLLEAAVIQWDWKETVHPAYDQFNWIHEALIEAWGTQPAPNGRTVFTSVQDEEDRTTLAYLMETALQAGRQADFLPIQQIGWDGHRFLDTANRPIETLFKLYPWEWLVAEPFAAHIANAGTHWIEPAWKLLLTGKGLLVALWELAPGHPNLLPAGFNPDAVPSPRVRKPIWGREGANVRLDRPGAADLALGGPFENGPMVWQSRSSLPCFDGTYPVLGVWMVDSEACGLGIREDVMPITGNSSRFVPHYMEG; translated from the coding sequence ATGCGCCGCGTCCCGCAAACCCCGCGCCCCGGCTGGCCTGGGCTTGTCGAAGCCCTCGGCCTGACGTTCCATAGCATCGGCGGGATCCCCTATTGGGATGAAAGCGTCGCCTATGCCTTCACCGGCACCGAGATCGAAACCCTAGAACGCGCGGCCAATGAACTACACGCGCTCGCCCTCGCCGCTGCCGACGGAATCGTAACGCGCGGCGATTACGACCGTTTTGGGATCCCCGAGGCGGCAGTTCCGCTGATCGAAGCCAGTTGGGAGGCTGATGCGCGCGATCTCTACGGCCGGTTCGATTTTCATTTCGATGGGTCCGGCCCGCCGAAACTGCTGGAATACAACGCCGATACGCCAACCAGCCTGCTCGAAGCCGCCGTTATCCAATGGGATTGGAAAGAGACGGTCCACCCGGCCTACGACCAGTTCAACTGGATTCATGAAGCACTCATCGAGGCCTGGGGCACTCAACCGGCCCCGAACGGGCGGACGGTTTTCACCAGCGTTCAGGATGAAGAAGACCGCACGACCCTAGCCTATCTGATGGAAACCGCCCTGCAAGCCGGGCGGCAGGCCGACTTCCTGCCCATCCAGCAAATCGGCTGGGACGGCCACCGCTTCCTCGATACCGCAAACCGACCGATTGAGACGCTGTTCAAACTCTACCCGTGGGAATGGCTTGTGGCGGAACCTTTCGCCGCCCACATCGCCAATGCAGGAACCCACTGGATCGAACCCGCTTGGAAGCTGCTGCTAACGGGTAAGGGCTTGCTGGTCGCCCTCTGGGAACTTGCCCCGGGGCATCCCAATCTGCTGCCGGCGGGGTTTAACCCGGACGCTGTACCCAGCCCGCGCGTGCGCAAGCCGATCTGGGGGCGCGAGGGGGCTAATGTCCGCCTCGACCGTCCGGGCGCGGCGGACCTCGCCCTTGGCGGTCCCTTCGAAAACGGCCCGATGGTCTGGCAGAGCCGCAGCAGCCTGCCGTGCTTTGACGGCACTTATCCGGTTCTCGGCGTCTGGATGGTCGATAGCGAGGCCTGCGGCCTTGGCATCCGCGAGGATGTGATGCCGATCACTGGCAATAGCAGCCGGTTTGTGCCGCATTATATGGAGGGATAG
- a CDS encoding DNA-3-methyladenine glycosylase family protein codes for MLPDRLKTDADLVAALDYLAGRDADIAREYARIGAPTLRRWQPGFETLLDIILGQQLSVTAARTIRDRMKTLVGEMVPDKVLATDDDALRACGLSAAKIRYAKILATEIAEGRVRLDDLDGMDDDAALAHLTAVKGIGAWTAEVYLLFAHGRPDLWPADDIAVMEAFRHLRGLPERPTGKARRVAGEPLAPMRGAAAHFLWHLYRNRTDRDAVVIEEQAG; via the coding sequence ATGCTGCCCGACCGTTTGAAAACCGATGCCGATCTTGTCGCCGCGCTCGACTATCTCGCCGGGCGCGATGCCGATATAGCCCGCGAATATGCCCGCATCGGCGCGCCAACCCTGCGGCGCTGGCAGCCGGGGTTTGAGACGCTGCTCGATATTATCCTCGGCCAGCAGCTTTCCGTCACCGCCGCCCGCACGATCCGCGACCGCATGAAGACACTGGTGGGGGAGATGGTACCGGACAAGGTTCTAGCGACCGACGATGACGCCCTAAGGGCCTGCGGCCTCTCGGCGGCAAAAATCCGCTATGCGAAGATCCTCGCCACCGAGATTGCGGAAGGCCGCGTGCGCCTGGACGATCTCGATGGGATGGACGATGACGCCGCCCTCGCCCATCTCACCGCCGTCAAAGGCATCGGCGCCTGGACGGCGGAGGTCTATCTGCTGTTCGCCCACGGCCGCCCCGACCTGTGGCCCGCCGACGATATTGCCGTCATGGAAGCCTTCCGTCACCTGCGCGGCCTGCCGGAACGCCCAACTGGCAAAGCCCGCCGTGTGGCAGGCGAACCGCTGGCCCCGATGCGCGGCGCGGCGGCGCATTTCCTCTGGCATCTCTACCGCAATCGCACGGATCGGGATGCGGTGGTGATCGAGGAACAGGCGGGCTAA
- a CDS encoding catalase, whose amino-acid sequence MSDKPVMTTSAGAPVSDNQNSLTAGPRGPVLMQDYQLIEKLAHQNRERIPERVVHAKGWGAFGTFTVTQDITRYSRAKIFGAVGKQTPMLARFSTVAGEQGAADAERDVRGFALKFYTEEGNWDLVGNNTPVFFIRDPLKFPDFIHTQKRHPRTNLRSNTAAWDFWSLSPESLHQVTILMSDRGLPVSPRFMNGYGSHTYSFWNTDGERFWVKFHFKTQQGHKTLTNAEAEAVVGKSRETYQEDLFGSIEAGDFPRWTVYVQVMPELEAEKTPYNPFDLTKVWPHGDYPLIEVGVIELNRNADNYFADIEQAAFSPSNIVPGIGFSPDKMLQARIFAYADAHRYRLGTHYEALPVNAPKCPVHHYYKDGSMRFFRNDAGNPDLYYEPNSFGGPTQDPSVAEPPLRISGDAARYNHRDGNDDYTQAGNLFRLLPEGEKARLFQNIAGSMQGVPQAIIDRQLAHFDKADPAYGAGVRAALGR is encoded by the coding sequence ATGTCCGATAAACCCGTGATGACCACCAGCGCCGGGGCGCCGGTATCCGATAATCAGAACAGCCTGACGGCGGGGCCGCGCGGCCCGGTGCTGATGCAGGATTATCAGTTGATCGAAAAACTTGCCCATCAGAACCGCGAACGCATCCCGGAACGGGTCGTTCATGCCAAGGGCTGGGGGGCGTTCGGCACCTTTACCGTCACGCAGGATATCACCCGCTATAGCCGGGCCAAGATTTTCGGCGCGGTCGGCAAGCAAACGCCAATGCTGGCGCGCTTTTCCACCGTTGCGGGCGAACAGGGCGCCGCGGATGCCGAGCGCGACGTGCGCGGCTTCGCCCTGAAATTCTATACGGAGGAGGGGAATTGGGATCTGGTCGGCAATAACACGCCGGTCTTCTTTATCCGCGACCCGCTGAAGTTCCCCGATTTCATCCATACCCAGAAGCGGCATCCGCGCACCAATCTACGCTCCAATACCGCCGCCTGGGATTTCTGGTCCTTAAGCCCGGAAAGCCTGCATCAGGTAACGATCCTGATGTCGGATCGCGGCCTGCCGGTCAGCCCGCGCTTCATGAATGGCTATGGCAGCCATACCTATAGTTTCTGGAACACGGACGGTGAACGGTTCTGGGTGAAGTTCCACTTCAAGACCCAGCAGGGCCATAAGACCCTGACCAATGCCGAAGCGGAGGCCGTGGTCGGCAAGAGCCGCGAAACCTATCAAGAAGACCTCTTCGGCAGTATCGAAGCGGGGGATTTCCCGCGCTGGACGGTCTATGTGCAGGTGATGCCGGAGTTGGAGGCGGAGAAAACCCCCTATAATCCCTTCGATCTTACGAAAGTTTGGCCGCATGGCGATTATCCACTGATCGAAGTGGGGGTGATCGAGCTGAACCGCAACGCCGATAATTACTTCGCCGACATCGAGCAGGCGGCCTTCTCCCCGTCCAATATCGTGCCCGGCATCGGCTTCTCGCCCGATAAAATGCTGCAAGCGCGCATCTTCGCCTATGCCGACGCGCATCGCTATCGCCTGGGCACCCATTACGAAGCGTTGCCGGTGAATGCGCCAAAATGCCCCGTGCATCACTATTATAAGGACGGGTCGATGCGCTTTTTCCGCAACGATGCGGGCAATCCCGATCTTTACTACGAGCCGAACTCCTTCGGCGGGCCGACGCAAGACCCGTCGGTGGCCGAACCGCCGCTGCGCATCTCCGGCGACGCTGCGCGCTATAACCACCGCGACGGCAACGACGATTACACGCAAGCGGGCAACCTCTTCCGCCTGTTGCCGGAGGGTGAAAAAGCCCGGCTGTTCCAGAATATTGCCGGGTCGATGCAGGGCGTTCCCCAAGCGATCATCGACCGGCAATTGGCCCATTTCGACAAGGCCGACCCGGCCTATGGCGCCGGGGTACGGGCGGCGTTGGGGCGGTAA
- a CDS encoding DUF4405 domain-containing protein, with translation MKRLKAALFRYGTPLTVGLFLVSTVSGVALFFHLGTNLFREMHEILSLVLLVPVILHLWRNWPGFKNYFRRAAMPISLGLSLIAAGAYAYGGWSKPNGGNPAIALMGAAQKAPLHQLAPILGLDESGAVTRLQQAGFTAARGTETIAGIAAQHKVSPMTVMAKLTAPTP, from the coding sequence GTGAAGCGCTTAAAAGCCGCCCTCTTCCGCTATGGTACACCGCTGACCGTGGGCCTGTTTCTCGTCTCCACCGTCTCGGGCGTGGCACTGTTCTTTCATCTCGGCACCAACCTGTTCCGCGAGATGCACGAGATTCTATCGCTGGTCCTGCTGGTTCCCGTCATTCTTCATCTATGGCGCAACTGGCCGGGCTTTAAAAATTACTTCCGCCGGGCAGCCATGCCGATCAGCCTCGGCCTCTCCCTGATCGCGGCGGGCGCCTATGCCTATGGCGGATGGAGCAAGCCGAACGGCGGTAACCCCGCAATAGCCCTGATGGGCGCGGCCCAGAAAGCCCCGCTTCACCAACTCGCCCCCATCCTCGGCCTCGATGAAAGCGGCGCGGTAACGCGCTTGCAGCAGGCCGGGTTTACCGCCGCTCGCGGGACCGAAACAATTGCCGGGATTGCCGCCCAGCATAAGGTCTCGCCGATGACGGTCATGGCGAAGCTGACCGCCCCTACACCCTAG
- a CDS encoding alpha/beta hydrolase has product MTDGRFTNIQMIGPKAGGQPEQAVLLLHGYGSNGADLLGLAPYWAEALPHAAFIGPDAPFVCEMSPLGYQWFSLREIMAGAPLADGLRRTGADAVAPVLNELIDDILARFDLPANKLALVGFSQGTMMALHVALRRPVPLAGVLGFSGMLIDPPSLATDLTAKPPVLLVHGDADPVVPYASLAKAETTLAAAGVPVETLTCPRLGHSIDDAGLEAGQRFLQHCLSS; this is encoded by the coding sequence ATGACCGACGGGCGTTTTACCAATATCCAGATGATCGGCCCGAAAGCCGGGGGCCAACCGGAGCAAGCGGTTCTGCTATTGCACGGCTATGGGTCGAACGGGGCCGATCTGCTGGGGCTTGCGCCCTATTGGGCCGAAGCGCTGCCGCACGCCGCCTTCATCGGGCCGGATGCGCCCTTCGTCTGCGAAATGTCGCCGCTGGGCTATCAATGGTTCTCCCTACGCGAGATTATGGCGGGTGCGCCCCTGGCCGATGGGCTGCGCCGCACCGGGGCTGATGCCGTGGCCCCCGTGTTGAACGAGCTGATCGACGATATTCTGGCGCGCTTCGATCTGCCAGCCAACAAACTGGCCCTGGTCGGCTTCTCCCAAGGCACGATGATGGCCCTGCACGTCGCCCTGCGCCGCCCGGTGCCGCTGGCGGGCGTGCTTGGGTTTTCCGGCATGCTGATCGACCCGCCCAGCCTCGCGACCGACCTGACCGCTAAGCCGCCGGTGCTGCTGGTGCATGGCGACGCTGACCCGGTGGTGCCCTACGCCAGCCTCGCCAAGGCGGAAACCACGCTCGCCGCCGCCGGGGTGCCGGTGGAAACCCTAACCTGCCCGCGCCTCGGCCATTCCATCGACGATGCCGGGTTGGAAGCTGGCCAGCGCTTTCTTCAGCACTGCCTCTCGTCCTAG
- a CDS encoding thiamine pyrophosphate-binding protein: MGETRNTRTGGQILVDALRVHGVDRAFCVPGESYLAVLDALHDAADAIELIVCRQEGGAAYMAEAYGKLTGTPGICFVTRGPGATNASIGVHTAFQDSTPMILFVGQVARDQVEREAFQEIDYRRMFGPMAKWVVEIDDAARLPELISQAFHRAVNGRPGPVVVALPEDMLTDRVAVADAPAYVRADAYAGAPQLAALQALLADARRPMVIAGGGGWSAATVAALQTFSEAFCLPVAASFRCQDLFDNTHPHYAGDFGPAASPKLIQRVKDSDLLITIGARLGEMTTGAYTMIDIPVPRQKLVHIYPSGEELGRVYHPTLPIQATVRGFLTPAAALTPLGGIAWRAWTAAAHADYRDHLQHPLIPGAVQMGEIMAWLRDHLPPDAILTNGAGNYTAWPQRFYQYRRFRTQLGPTNGSMGYGVPAAISAKLAHRDRTVVAFAGDGCFLMTGQELATAAQYDARVIVLVVNNGMYGTIRMHQERTYPARVSGTGLTNPDFAALARAYGLHGETVTETAAFAAAFERCERAGTAALIELRIDPEALTPKLSLSQIRAQAQARGA, encoded by the coding sequence ATGGGGGAAACGCGCAATACCCGGACTGGCGGCCAAATTCTGGTCGATGCGCTTCGGGTTCATGGGGTTGACCGGGCCTTCTGCGTTCCGGGCGAAAGCTATCTTGCCGTGTTGGATGCGTTGCACGACGCGGCGGATGCCATCGAGCTGATTGTCTGCCGTCAGGAGGGGGGAGCGGCCTATATGGCCGAGGCCTATGGCAAGCTAACCGGCACGCCGGGTATCTGTTTCGTCACCCGCGGCCCTGGGGCGACGAATGCGTCGATTGGCGTGCATACCGCCTTTCAGGATTCGACGCCGATGATCCTGTTCGTCGGCCAAGTGGCGCGCGATCAGGTCGAGCGGGAGGCGTTTCAAGAGATCGACTATCGCCGCATGTTCGGCCCCATGGCGAAATGGGTCGTGGAAATCGACGATGCCGCCCGCCTGCCGGAGTTGATCAGCCAGGCGTTTCACCGCGCGGTCAACGGTCGCCCCGGACCGGTTGTCGTCGCGCTGCCCGAGGATATGTTGACCGACCGCGTGGCCGTGGCCGATGCGCCAGCCTATGTGCGGGCCGACGCCTATGCCGGGGCGCCGCAGCTCGCGGCCCTGCAAGCCTTACTGGCCGACGCCCGGCGCCCGATGGTCATTGCGGGTGGCGGCGGCTGGTCGGCGGCGACGGTGGCGGCGCTGCAGACCTTTTCCGAAGCCTTCTGCCTGCCGGTCGCAGCTTCCTTCCGCTGTCAGGATCTCTTCGACAATACTCATCCCCATTATGCTGGGGATTTTGGCCCTGCGGCCTCGCCCAAGCTGATCCAGCGGGTGAAAGATAGTGATCTCCTGATCACCATTGGCGCCCGCCTGGGGGAGATGACCACCGGCGCCTATACGATGATCGATATTCCGGTGCCGCGGCAAAAGCTGGTGCATATCTACCCGAGCGGCGAGGAGTTGGGCCGCGTCTATCATCCGACGCTTCCGATCCAGGCCACCGTTCGCGGCTTCCTGACCCCGGCGGCGGCGCTGACACCCCTGGGAGGGATTGCTTGGCGGGCATGGACGGCGGCGGCCCATGCCGATTACCGCGATCATCTTCAGCATCCGCTGATCCCTGGAGCGGTGCAGATGGGCGAGATTATGGCTTGGCTGCGCGACCACCTGCCCCCCGACGCGATTTTGACCAATGGGGCAGGGAATTATACCGCTTGGCCGCAACGGTTTTATCAGTATCGCCGGTTTCGTACCCAGTTAGGGCCGACGAATGGCTCGATGGGCTATGGCGTTCCGGCGGCGATTTCGGCAAAGCTCGCCCATCGCGACCGGACGGTGGTGGCGTTTGCGGGTGATGGCTGTTTTCTGATGACCGGGCAGGAACTGGCGACGGCGGCGCAGTATGACGCGCGGGTGATCGTGCTGGTCGTGAATAACGGCATGTATGGCACGATCCGCATGCATCAGGAACGCACCTATCCCGCCCGTGTTTCGGGCACTGGGCTTACCAACCCGGATTTCGCCGCACTGGCCCGTGCTTATGGGCTGCACGGCGAAACCGTTACGGAAACGGCGGCCTTTGCCGCCGCGTTCGAGCGCTGCGAGCGGGCGGGAACGGCGGCGCTGATCGAGTTGCGCATCGATCCCGAAGCCCTAACGCCAAAGCTCAGCCTGTCCCAGATCCGCGCGCAGGCGCAGGCGCGCGGAGCGTAA